The following are from one region of the Bacteroidota bacterium genome:
- a CDS encoding NADP-dependent isocitrate dehydrogenase encodes MSRITVAKGDGIGPEIMDATLEIILAAGAKLEIDEIEVGEKVYLAGNTSGIASESWETIRRNKIFLKAPITTPQGGGYKSLNVTTRKFLGLYSNVRPCMSLHPFVSTKHPIMDIVIVRENEEDLYAGIEHQQTDEVVQCLKLISRPGCEKIVRYAFEYAKQQNRKKVTCFTKDNIMKQTDGLFHQVFDEIAKEYPEIENEHWIIDIGAAKMADTPELFDVIVMPNLYGDVLSDVAAQITGSVGLAGSANIGEECSMFEAIHGSAPRRAGQNVANPSGLLQGAIMMLNHIGQTEIAEKVQNAWLKTLEDGLHTYDIFKEGTSKQKLGTKEFAKAIISNLGQKPTMLKSVSYANNSALNLPKYSRKPAAKKELVGVDIFVHWNGSDPNELAEKVKRIEISGIKLSMITNRGIKVWPDGFKETFCTDHWRCRFKPSENAEITKSNIIELLTNALNENIDNIKTENLYSFDGKAGYSLGQGQ; translated from the coding sequence ATGTCAAGAATAACAGTAGCAAAAGGAGATGGAATTGGCCCTGAAATAATGGACGCCACATTGGAAATAATTTTAGCAGCAGGTGCAAAACTCGAAATTGATGAAATCGAAGTTGGTGAGAAAGTTTATCTTGCTGGCAATACTTCTGGTATTGCATCAGAATCATGGGAAACAATAAGGCGAAACAAAATTTTCCTAAAGGCTCCAATCACAACTCCACAAGGAGGTGGATACAAAAGCTTAAATGTTACCACTCGTAAGTTTTTGGGTTTATACTCAAACGTTAGACCATGCATGAGTTTGCACCCATTTGTAAGTACTAAGCACCCCATAATGGATATTGTAATTGTGCGAGAAAATGAGGAAGACTTATATGCAGGTATTGAACACCAACAAACAGACGAAGTAGTGCAATGCTTAAAACTAATTAGCAGACCAGGTTGCGAAAAAATAGTACGTTATGCTTTTGAGTATGCTAAACAACAAAATCGTAAAAAAGTAACTTGTTTTACTAAAGATAATATCATGAAACAAACTGACGGCTTGTTTCACCAAGTGTTTGATGAAATTGCAAAAGAGTATCCTGAAATAGAAAACGAACATTGGATTATTGATATTGGTGCAGCTAAAATGGCAGACACACCAGAACTTTTTGATGTAATTGTTATGCCCAATTTATATGGAGATGTACTTAGTGATGTGGCAGCACAAATAACTGGTTCTGTTGGTTTAGCAGGCTCAGCCAATATAGGCGAAGAGTGCTCTATGTTCGAAGCCATACATGGTTCTGCACCAAGAAGGGCAGGACAAAATGTAGCCAACCCATCGGGTTTATTACAAGGGGCTATTATGATGCTTAATCATATTGGGCAAACGGAAATAGCAGAAAAAGTTCAAAATGCCTGGCTTAAAACGTTGGAAGATGGTTTACATACTTATGATATTTTTAAGGAAGGAACTAGTAAGCAAAAGTTAGGAACGAAGGAATTTGCAAAAGCTATAATTTCAAATCTTGGTCAAAAACCAACAATGCTAAAGTCTGTTTCTTATGCAAATAATTCGGCTCTTAACTTACCAAAGTATAGCCGCAAACCTGCTGCAAAAAAGGAATTAGTTGGTGTTGACATTTTTGTTCACTGGAACGGTTCTGATCCTAACGAACTAGCAGAGAAAGTGAAAAGAATTGAAATCAGTGGCATAAAACTCTCTATGATTACAAATAGAGGAATTAAAGTTTGGCCCGATGGATTTAAGGAAACATTTTGTACTGACCATTGGAGATGTCGTTTTAAGCCTTCGGAAAATGCTGAAATAACAAAATCAAACATTATCGAACTTTTGACAAATGCACTCAATGAAAACATTGATAACATTAAAACAGAAAATCTCTATTCATTTGATGGCAAGGCTGGATATTCATTAGGACAAGGACAATAA
- a CDS encoding LysR family transcriptional regulator, with protein sequence MNYTLNQLQIFLKIVQTQSVTRASEELHLTQPAVSIQLKNLQDQFDIPLTEVVGRKIYITEFGLEIAEAVENILNQVYAINYKTLAYQGQLTGRLKIAVVSTGKYVMPYFLADFMERHSGIELIMDVTNKTKVVESLENNEVDFALVSILPNKLNIEKLDLLQNKLYLVGSVKTKFQKATNTKEIFKDLPLIFREKGSGTRQTMESFIERNNISVLKKMELTSNEAVKQSILAGLGYSIMPLIGIKNELSNNELHIIPVKGLPLKTTWSLIWLRVKKHSPVSKSFLEHLKKEKSQIIHEKFSWYEEY encoded by the coding sequence ATGAACTACACATTAAACCAATTGCAGATATTTTTAAAAATCGTACAAACACAAAGTGTCACAAGGGCTTCGGAAGAGCTACACCTAACCCAGCCAGCGGTTTCTATTCAGTTGAAAAATCTTCAAGACCAATTTGATATACCATTAACAGAAGTGGTGGGGCGAAAAATTTACATTACAGAGTTCGGATTAGAAATTGCAGAGGCGGTAGAAAATATACTTAACCAGGTTTATGCCATAAACTATAAAACCTTAGCCTACCAGGGACAGTTGACAGGGCGTTTGAAAATTGCAGTAGTTTCAACCGGAAAGTATGTAATGCCTTATTTTTTAGCTGATTTTATGGAGCGGCATTCTGGTATAGAACTAATCATGGATGTTACCAATAAAACTAAAGTCGTGGAGAGTTTGGAGAATAATGAAGTTGATTTTGCTCTTGTTTCTATTTTACCAAATAAATTAAATATTGAGAAGCTGGATTTGCTTCAGAATAAATTATACCTGGTAGGCAGTGTCAAAACAAAATTTCAAAAGGCAACAAACACAAAGGAAATATTTAAAGATTTACCTTTAATATTTAGAGAAAAGGGTTCGGGGACAAGACAAACAATGGAGAGTTTTATTGAACGTAATAACATATCAGTCTTAAAGAAGATGGAGTTAACATCTAATGAAGCAGTTAAGCAATCGATATTGGCAGGTTTGGGATATTCTATTATGCCGTTGATAGGAATTAAGAATGAATTAAGCAACAATGAGTTACATATTATTCCAGTCAAAGGTCTTCCATTGAAAACTACTTGGAGTTTAATTTGGTTAAGAGTAAAAAAGCATTCTCCAGTTTCTAAGTCTTTTTTAGAGCATCTAAAAAAGGAAAAATCACAGATCATACATGAGAAATTTAGTTGGTATGAGGAGTATTAG
- a CDS encoding threonylcarbamoyl-AMP synthase, which translates to MYLEIDAHHLDATKVNWIVDQLKSGAIIVMPTDTVYAMCCAYSRKDTMDRMAALKGNHKSKTQFSIIIDNLEKISTYTKPFDRSIFRILNKALPGPYTFILEASNEVYHNFKKQKHTVGIRMPDSELLHAIISLLGQPLVTTSIGDDSMGVEFATDPKLIESKYGDKVEAIVDAGFGNITPSTVIDLTGESPEVIREGAGSLEVLN; encoded by the coding sequence ATGTATTTGGAAATAGATGCGCATCACTTAGATGCAACAAAAGTTAACTGGATAGTAGATCAATTGAAAAGCGGAGCCATCATTGTAATGCCAACCGATACGGTATATGCCATGTGCTGTGCATACAGTCGCAAAGATACCATGGATCGCATGGCTGCACTCAAAGGCAATCACAAAAGCAAAACACAGTTCTCCATCATTATTGATAATCTGGAAAAAATATCCACCTATACCAAACCCTTCGACCGTAGTATTTTCAGAATATTGAATAAGGCATTGCCCGGTCCTTATACATTTATATTGGAAGCCAGTAACGAAGTATATCATAACTTTAAAAAACAAAAACATACCGTAGGTATCCGCATGCCCGACAGTGAGTTGCTTCATGCAATTATTTCGCTGCTTGGTCAGCCACTTGTTACCACTTCGATAGGCGATGATAGCATGGGTGTTGAATTTGCAACCGACCCTAAGTTGATAGAATCAAAATATGGTGACAAGGTAGAAGCTATTGTAGATGCAGGTTTTGGCAATATTACGCCAAGTACCGTAATAGACCTTACAGGCGAATCGCCCGAAGTAATTCGCGAGGGTGCAGGTTCGCTCGAAGTATTGAACTAA
- a CDS encoding DUF2306 domain-containing protein, with protein MNMIFKVFLLLHIVGGSVGLLSGMLNIIRPKGDKNHKLIGKIFFISMLTAGTSSLVLSCLHPNYFLFMVGVFTLYMVGSGQRYLKHKQQDKLGSKQIEWTITILMLLAGLLFIGIGVLTIIKSNLFGLVFMTFGSLGLFLCDKTLKTTTTKRP; from the coding sequence ATGAACATGATTTTCAAAGTATTTTTACTTCTGCACATAGTTGGTGGTTCTGTTGGGCTGCTATCGGGAATGCTAAATATAATAAGACCAAAAGGCGACAAAAATCACAAACTAATCGGAAAAATATTTTTTATTTCCATGCTGACAGCGGGAACTTCATCGCTTGTCCTTTCCTGTCTTCACCCGAACTATTTTTTATTTATGGTTGGAGTGTTTACACTTTATATGGTTGGTTCTGGACAACGCTATTTAAAACATAAACAACAAGACAAACTTGGCTCAAAACAAATAGAATGGACAATAACTATTCTTATGTTGCTTGCAGGACTATTGTTTATTGGCATTGGCGTTTTAACAATAATAAAATCAAACTTATTTGGACTTGTATTTATGACTTTCGGTAGTCTAGGGCTATTTTTGTGCGACAAGACTTTAAAAACTACAACGACCAAACGACCATAA
- a CDS encoding GNAT family N-acetyltransferase, which translates to MIIREAKIDDIKQIQIVRNSVTENTLSNPNLVTDEDCEEFITKRGKGWVCEIDKQIVGFAIADLKENNIWALFLDPTFEKKGIGQRLHKTMLDWYFTQTKEKAWLGTAFNTRAEKFYRKAGWKEVGTHGTKEIKFEMTYNDWTTNQSRLH; encoded by the coding sequence ATGATTATTAGAGAAGCTAAAATAGACGACATAAAACAAATTCAAATCGTAAGAAATTCTGTAACAGAAAATACGTTGTCAAATCCTAACTTGGTGACAGATGAAGATTGTGAAGAGTTTATTACCAAAAGAGGAAAAGGATGGGTTTGCGAAATTGACAAACAAATTGTGGGCTTTGCAATTGCTGACTTGAAAGAAAATAATATTTGGGCGTTATTTTTAGACCCGACATTTGAGAAAAAAGGTATTGGTCAGCGATTACACAAAACTATGTTGGACTGGTATTTTACGCAGACTAAAGAAAAAGCTTGGCTAGGAACAGCCTTTAATACACGAGCAGAAAAGTTTTATAGAAAAGCAGGTTGGAAAGAAGTTGGAACACACGGTACAAAAGAAATTAAATTTGAAATGACATATAATGACTGGACAACAAACCAAAGCCGCTTACATTAA
- a CDS encoding cysteine desulfurase, with protein MKVYLDNAATTPMTPEVVACMVDVMNDKFGNPSSIHSFGRETRSALEAARKRIAALLSCSPAEIFFTSGGTEANNMAIRCTTEQLGIKHAITSPIEHHAVLHTLEDLQHQGKIRLSLVNVDEKGNIDLAHLEELLKNNERSFVSLMHANNEIGTLLPFDEVGALCQKYDAIFHSDTVQTMAHIRHDLSKTHVHFINAAAHKFHGPKGVGFIYINKNIKIKPFITGGAQERNMRGGTENVYGIIGMAKALEIAYADLDTEIAYIRSLKDYMKEQLLQLFPGVKFNGETGDRSLCTVLNANLPPTPIAEMMLFNLDIRGIAASGGSACSSGSEIGSHVLHAIHSDQSRPSVRFSFSRFNKKEEIDFVIAQLKELYARL; from the coding sequence ATGAAAGTATATTTAGACAATGCCGCCACCACCCCCATGACACCTGAAGTTGTGGCATGCATGGTAGACGTAATGAATGATAAATTTGGTAACCCATCGTCCATACATTCTTTTGGCCGCGAAACCCGAAGTGCATTAGAGGCAGCGCGCAAGAGAATAGCAGCATTGTTATCTTGCTCTCCTGCCGAAATATTTTTTACCTCCGGTGGCACCGAGGCAAATAACATGGCCATACGCTGCACTACCGAGCAATTGGGCATAAAACACGCAATTACATCTCCAATTGAGCATCATGCGGTGCTGCACACCCTCGAAGACCTCCAGCATCAGGGCAAAATAAGGTTAAGTCTTGTTAATGTGGACGAAAAGGGCAATATAGACCTGGCCCATTTAGAAGAACTATTGAAAAACAATGAGCGCAGTTTTGTTTCATTAATGCATGCAAACAATGAAATTGGTACCTTACTACCATTTGATGAGGTAGGAGCGTTGTGTCAAAAGTATGATGCTATTTTTCACTCCGATACGGTACAAACGATGGCGCACATTCGTCATGATTTAAGCAAAACACACGTACATTTTATAAATGCTGCAGCACATAAGTTTCATGGTCCCAAAGGGGTTGGCTTTATTTATATCAATAAGAATATAAAGATAAAACCATTTATAACCGGAGGTGCTCAGGAGCGTAACATGCGTGGCGGCACCGAAAACGTGTATGGCATTATCGGTATGGCCAAAGCACTCGAAATAGCCTATGCCGACCTCGATACAGAAATAGCCTACATACGTAGTTTAAAAGATTACATGAAGGAGCAACTACTGCAATTGTTTCCCGGTGTAAAATTTAATGGAGAAACCGGTGATAGGAGTCTCTGCACGGTTCTTAATGCAAACTTACCACCAACACCCATTGCCGAAATGATGTTGTTTAATCTCGATATACGCGGCATAGCAGCTTCGGGTGGCAGTGCTTGTAGCAGCGGCAGCGAAATAGGTTCGCATGTTTTGCATGCTATTCACAGCGACCAATCGCGACCTTCGGTGCGATTTTCTTTTTCGAGATTTAATAAGAAGGAAGAGATAGATTTTGTAATAGCCCAACTAAAAGAATTATACGCAAGGTTGTAA
- a CDS encoding leucine-rich repeat domain-containing protein gives MMIKKLGMILLPITLLFQSVKAQTLTDSAMLSKDFLTIDEALKEPENVYRLNLSNQNIQFSDSIWSKFPNLQYLSLKNDHLKNIPEGIGNLKNLKVLDLSGNDFKILPKSFIGLSSLQELYLNDDKYFQLDKNIPVLSKLPNLKSLHLENDSLKKLPKSISQLNSLESLYLNNNRFEQVPLEIKGIKNLKFLDLHDNKLKLPDQFNQNQNLGSKIRF, from the coding sequence ATGATGATAAAAAAATTAGGTATGATTTTGTTACCTATTACACTTTTATTTCAAAGTGTAAAAGCACAAACACTGACAGATTCAGCAATGCTTAGCAAAGATTTTCTTACTATAGACGAAGCCTTAAAAGAACCAGAAAACGTTTATAGACTAAATTTGAGCAATCAAAATATACAATTCTCAGATTCTATTTGGTCAAAATTTCCCAACCTGCAGTATTTAAGTTTGAAAAACGATCATTTGAAAAACATTCCAGAGGGAATAGGCAATCTAAAAAATCTGAAAGTGCTTGATTTAAGTGGTAATGATTTCAAAATATTGCCTAAATCCTTTATAGGATTATCAAGCCTACAGGAGTTGTATTTGAACGATGATAAATATTTTCAATTAGATAAAAACATTCCTGTATTGAGTAAATTACCTAATCTTAAATCGCTTCACTTAGAAAATGATTCTCTAAAAAAGTTACCTAAGAGTATCTCTCAACTAAATAGTTTAGAGTCATTATACCTTAATAACAACCGGTTTGAACAAGTACCATTAGAAATAAAAGGAATAAAAAACTTGAAATTTTTAGACTTACACGACAATAAGTTGAAATTGCCAGATCAGTTTAATCAAAATCAAAATCTTGGGTCAAAAATAAGATTTTGA
- the cutA gene encoding divalent cation tolerance protein CutA encodes MVNIIIYLNKNDSAMELVKFLLEEKLIASATIDENNISYKLENKVFSEEIFTVITAQTKSLLFSDIVKAVETKAGKNISIISTPIVGSNGIFDDTVRTKTIAI; translated from the coding sequence ATGGTTAACATTATTATTTACTTAAACAAAAATGATAGTGCAATGGAATTGGTAAAATTTCTTTTAGAAGAAAAATTAATTGCATCAGCTACAATTGACGAGAACAATATTTCTTACAAATTGGAAAACAAGGTTTTCTCTGAAGAGATATTCACTGTAATTACAGCGCAAACAAAATCGCTTTTATTTAGTGACATTGTAAAGGCCGTAGAAACAAAAGCAGGTAAAAATATTTCTATCATTTCAACGCCAATAGTAGGCTCTAATGGCATTTTTGATGATACTGTCAGAACTAAAACAATAGCAATTTAA
- a CDS encoding DUF2490 domain-containing protein — protein sequence MKIKIILAIISLGCSQILIAQNSRLINSNSIGWYNYFGTFKISQKLGIHTEYQFRRNEIITEWQQSLLRLGVNYQLNPKVQLRLGYAWIETFPYGEVPINGMGKDFTEHRLFQMTTITDKVSIVDLSHRFMLEQRWVGRYSNTNLASEDEFPLLYRFRYMFRMQIPLIGKEIKDKTPYFALYDEVFIGFGKNVNENIFDQNRVGILLGYRFSALLRIEAGYLNQTLQLSREVNNRNVFQQNNGIIANLNFNFALTKKN from the coding sequence ATGAAAATCAAAATCATTCTTGCTATTATTTCTTTAGGGTGTTCACAAATCCTAATAGCACAGAATAGTCGTTTAATTAACAGTAATAGCATCGGTTGGTACAATTATTTTGGAACATTCAAGATTTCTCAAAAATTAGGCATTCATACTGAATATCAGTTTCGAAGAAACGAAATAATTACTGAATGGCAACAGAGCTTATTACGCTTGGGGGTTAATTATCAATTGAACCCAAAAGTACAATTGAGACTTGGATATGCCTGGATAGAAACTTTTCCTTATGGAGAAGTTCCTATCAACGGAATGGGCAAAGACTTTACAGAACACCGTTTGTTTCAAATGACGACCATAACTGATAAGGTTTCCATTGTAGATTTATCACACCGCTTTATGCTTGAACAACGTTGGGTTGGAAGATACTCAAATACTAACCTTGCAAGCGAAGATGAATTTCCACTATTGTATAGATTTAGATATATGTTCCGAATGCAAATACCACTAATAGGTAAAGAGATTAAGGATAAAACACCATACTTTGCACTATATGATGAAGTCTTTATAGGTTTTGGTAAAAACGTGAATGAAAATATTTTTGACCAAAACCGAGTTGGGATATTATTAGGATACAGATTTAGTGCATTACTACGTATTGAAGCAGGATATTTGAATCAGACTTTACAACTTAGCCGTGAGGTAAACAATAGAAATGTATTTCAACAAAACAACGGAATCATAGCAAATTTGAATTTTAATTTTGCCCTGACAAAAAAGAACTAA
- a CDS encoding T9SS type A sorting domain-containing protein — protein MGNSGCNQGNAATVTSNLLPQVIAPPTLVSSGGVMSMPATIANSGCIQTNLCLTSTLVENNSLEHLTFYPNPITTKAFFEITLIETKSISISIIDVVGREIRTIPTNNLEQGKNKIAIDFSELHTGIYFCQIKSKGIIQTLKFVKQ, from the coding sequence TTGGGCAATAGTGGCTGCAATCAAGGGAATGCAGCTACGGTAACTTCCAATTTATTGCCACAAGTTATTGCGCCCCCTACGCTTGTTTCTTCTGGTGGTGTAATGTCAATGCCTGCAACCATTGCAAATTCAGGATGCATACAGACAAATTTGTGCTTGACAAGCACTCTTGTAGAAAACAATTCTCTCGAGCATCTTACATTTTACCCTAATCCAATTACAACAAAAGCATTTTTTGAAATCACACTAATAGAAACAAAAAGCATATCGATTTCAATTATTGATGTTGTTGGAAGAGAAATAAGAACAATACCAACCAATAATCTTGAACAAGGAAAAAATAAAATTGCTATTGATTTTTCAGAATTACACACGGGAATTTATTTCTGTCAAATAAAATCAAAAGGAATAATACAAACACTCAAGTTTGTAAAACAATAA
- a CDS encoding ACT domain-containing protein has protein sequence MNGEKNLETLLKQMMPRLNIGEYVFCTVENLEELNLNEILMTFRENEGVTIIIEKNVADYLNLHYSFTTSWITLTIHSALAAVGLTAAFSKALSESGISCNVVAAFYHDHIFVDKKDAKKAMEILNKFSA, from the coding sequence ATGAATGGAGAAAAAAACTTAGAAACACTTTTAAAACAGATGATGCCTAGATTGAATATTGGAGAATATGTATTCTGCACAGTGGAAAATTTAGAAGAACTAAATCTGAATGAAATTTTAATGACTTTCAGAGAAAATGAAGGAGTAACCATAATTATCGAAAAAAATGTTGCTGATTACTTAAATTTGCATTACTCTTTTACTACTTCTTGGATTACATTAACAATTCATTCTGCTTTAGCAGCAGTTGGATTAACAGCTGCTTTTTCGAAGGCATTGAGTGAAAGTGGAATTAGTTGTAATGTTGTAGCGGCATTTTATCACGACCATATTTTTGTAGACAAAAAAGATGCAAAAAAAGCAATGGAAATTCTAAATAAATTTTCAGCGTAA
- a CDS encoding prohibitin family protein, with translation MKNIKTSKIILGTVCVLLLSNCAVIRPGEVGVKQKLGTLSDKSHTKGSVWFNPFTTRVIKTNVQINDIELSLSLPSKEGLSVVAQISILYRIDQNSVPKVISSIGLGYENIISNVFRSASADVCSKYFAKDMHSGMRAEIEDAIKIKMGETLTEQGILVEAVLMKSIQLPGGLASSIEQKLQAEQDAMRMVFILQQEKLEAERKIIEATGTKDAQKILSEGLTDQIIKVRSIEAFIELSKSTNSKIIITDGKVPYLIE, from the coding sequence ATGAAGAATATTAAAACAAGCAAAATTATTTTAGGCACTGTATGTGTCTTACTACTTTCAAATTGTGCAGTAATCAGACCCGGAGAAGTTGGAGTAAAGCAAAAACTTGGTACACTTTCCGACAAAAGTCACACAAAGGGCTCTGTATGGTTTAACCCATTTACGACCAGAGTAATTAAAACGAACGTTCAAATAAATGATATTGAACTATCGCTTAGTTTACCGAGTAAAGAAGGCTTAAGTGTGGTTGCACAAATATCTATCCTTTACCGAATCGATCAAAATAGTGTTCCAAAGGTAATTAGCAGCATAGGATTAGGATACGAAAATATTATTTCGAACGTTTTCCGATCTGCATCGGCTGATGTATGCTCAAAATATTTTGCCAAAGATATGCATTCAGGCATGAGAGCAGAAATAGAAGATGCCATTAAAATTAAAATGGGAGAAACCCTTACTGAGCAAGGAATATTAGTTGAGGCTGTTCTTATGAAAAGCATACAGTTACCAGGAGGTCTTGCCAGTTCTATAGAACAAAAATTACAAGCTGAACAAGACGCAATGAGAATGGTTTTTATTCTTCAACAGGAAAAACTGGAAGCTGAAAGAAAAATCATTGAAGCTACTGGTACTAAAGATGCTCAAAAAATACTTTCAGAAGGGTTAACAGATCAAATTATTAAAGTAAGAAGTATAGAAGCTTTTATAGAATTGTCGAAATCTACCAATAGCAAAATAATAATCACAGATGGGAAGGTGCCATACTTAATCGAATAA
- a CDS encoding MarR family transcriptional regulator has product MISETDFSFTKTEDSTGFLLRQVTNLWQREINKALKQYKLTHSQFVLMASIHRLTSQNHGATQIVLSAHTKIDPMTTSTVLRTLQTKGLIKRQEHKTDTRAKTVELTGTGLKNIKKAIKTVEQLDKQFFASLDKPTKDFNNKLIILLEFKIDT; this is encoded by the coding sequence ATTATATCAGAAACAGATTTTAGTTTTACAAAAACAGAAGATAGTACCGGCTTTCTATTGCGGCAAGTGACCAACTTGTGGCAACGAGAAATTAATAAAGCTTTAAAACAATATAAACTAACTCATTCACAATTTGTTCTAATGGCGAGCATTCACAGGCTGACTAGTCAAAATCATGGGGCGACACAAATTGTTTTATCGGCACATACCAAAATTGACCCAATGACAACTTCAACTGTTTTGAGAACTTTACAAACAAAGGGACTTATTAAGCGGCAAGAACACAAAACAGACACACGAGCAAAAACTGTTGAGCTAACCGGAACTGGATTAAAAAATATTAAAAAAGCAATCAAAACAGTAGAACAGCTTGACAAACAATTTTTTGCTTCACTTGACAAGCCCACAAAAGATTTTAATAATAAATTGATTATACTGCTTGAATTTAAAATCGACACATGA
- a CDS encoding aldo/keto reductase, whose protein sequence is MKQTTTLGHSTLTVNRIGLGCMGMSEFYGSFNEEESINTLHKAIDLGVNFFDTADMYGWGANERLLGKAFKGRWGEIILATKFAVMRGPNGEFLGLNGKPEYVNQACEQSLQNLGVDTIDLYYMHRQDPKVEIEEIVGAMSDLVKQGKVKHLGICEANAEMIRRAHAVHPLTAVQNEYSLWSREPEQEILDVCQELGITFVAYSPLGRGFLTGAIKSRADLEASDWRLTLPRFTDEAIKENLKFVEVIEQIAQDKKVSKAQVALAWVLSQNDEIVTIPGTRKVHRLEDNLGAFKVELTNTDLATMQNYMPSQTIGSRY, encoded by the coding sequence ATGAAACAAACAACAACATTAGGACACAGTACTCTAACAGTTAACAGAATTGGACTTGGCTGTATGGGTATGTCAGAGTTTTATGGTTCTTTTAACGAAGAAGAATCAATAAATACATTGCACAAAGCTATCGACTTGGGAGTGAATTTTTTCGACACAGCCGACATGTATGGTTGGGGAGCGAATGAACGTCTATTAGGAAAAGCATTTAAAGGACGGTGGGGCGAGATAATTTTAGCGACAAAGTTTGCAGTAATGCGCGGACCAAATGGTGAGTTTCTTGGACTTAATGGTAAGCCGGAATACGTCAACCAAGCTTGCGAACAAAGTCTTCAAAATTTGGGAGTTGATACAATTGACTTGTATTACATGCATCGACAAGACCCGAAAGTAGAAATTGAAGAAATTGTTGGTGCAATGAGTGACTTGGTAAAACAAGGAAAGGTAAAACACTTAGGCATTTGCGAAGCGAATGCAGAAATGATTCGAAGAGCACATGCAGTTCACCCGCTTACTGCCGTGCAAAACGAATATTCTTTGTGGAGCCGCGAACCTGAACAAGAAATTTTGGATGTGTGTCAAGAACTCGGAATCACTTTTGTTGCATATAGTCCTCTTGGCAGGGGTTTCTTAACAGGAGCAATCAAAAGTAGAGCAGATTTAGAAGCAAGTGATTGGCGACTTACACTTCCTCGTTTTACAGACGAAGCCATTAAGGAAAATCTAAAATTTGTGGAAGTGATTGAGCAAATTGCTCAAGACAAAAAAGTCTCCAAAGCTCAAGTGGCTCTTGCATGGGTGCTAAGTCAAAACGATGAAATTGTTACTATTCCAGGTACTAGAAAAGTTCACCGTCTTGAAGATAACTTAGGTGCATTTAAAGTGGAATTAACAAATACTGATTTGGCTACAATGCAAAATTATATGCCATCACAAACAATTGGAAGTCGTTATTAG